Genomic segment of Drosophila ananassae strain 14024-0371.13 chromosome 2L, ASM1763931v2, whole genome shotgun sequence:
TCTGATCCTCGGGGGAACGAGCTGAGAGGTTCCACAGGGTGCCACAGGAATTGCTCACCACCGTCAGACTCTCCGACTTAAGTTGTTGCAGAAGAATGGCCAGGCAGTTGTGCTGGCGCAGGATTTGTCGATATGGTTCGCACACCGCAATGTGACTCGATACATTGCGCAAGATGCCGCCAGCGTtttcgatgattttcaaggtTTTGCTCGGACCCTCGTAGCTGAGCATCCCAACCAGAAAGGCCAGAGCCCCATCCACGGCACAGAATTCCGCCTTATTGGTGCTGCAGTGCGCCGAAAGGTTCCAGAGGGCCGAAAGAATGGCCTTCAGAGTGTTCTCACTCTTATTCCGCATGGCAGCCAGCGCCAGTGCTGTCACAGTTCCAATCTCGTTCAACACCGCCTTCATATTGCTGTCTGCCCGCCAGGACAGGTTGCGCAGCACACTAGCCGTCACCTGGAGGAGATCGTCAGGAGCAGAGTCCAGCTGAGCCACCAGGGCCTCCATGAACTGCTTCTGGCCGCACAGCAGTGCCTTGTTGTTTTCGTCTCCGAAGGTAAGATTGGTTAGGGCCATTAGGGCATACCGTCGAAGTGAGTTGCAGCATTGTTCCTCTGGCTTGGGGCCGTGCACTGCGTGATCCAGGTGAACCAGATTTGGGATTGCGTGCAGAGCACCAAGCTCGCACATGGCATGCCGGTGCTCCTCGTCGAAACTGACCTTCATCAGCGAAGATATCGCCGCCAGAGGGTGACGATCCGAGTCATCGGCTATTGCCTCTCCGCCGCTTTGGAGCAGCGTCTTCAGGAAGGAGCAGTAATCCTGTATTTGGTCAAGCAGTCGCAGCACCTTGGCCTCCCGTCTGCCTGCCTTTTCGTCCGGATGGCTGTGCACTACATTGTGCAACGCCTGGCTGGCATACTTTCTCACTTCCGGCTCGTTATCCGGAGCATGCATCATCTGGACCAGTAGCGGCATGCAACCGGAGCGGCGTAGAGTGGCACAGCTTTGAGCGTTTCCGGATAGTTCCAAGAActtttttgccatttcaaGGGGATCGTTGGAGCCCAGCATGGAGAGCAGCGAGTAGACGCACTCGACTTTGGAGCCCAGAGTCGCGTCCACTGCCGAAGCGGTGTACCGTTCATCAAAGCTCGTGGTCCAGGCGGCGCCCTTTGGTAACCGGGGCACAACAGGCGGATGGTCGCCGTCCAAAAATCGCGAGAGTGTGTAGGATGGTTCCTTGCTACGAGAGGGCCGACCCGCACTGGCCGGGGATCCACCACCGTTTCGCGggggcagctcctccagctgctgctgctgcgctgACTGCCGTTCAAAGTTTCTGTCCAGGCTTCGGTGCTCTCGCATTTCGCGCAATTCCTGCGCCAACATGTAGTCCGGGGGAATCGGGTTCTCGTCGAGGAAGTGCTTCACCGCCGGCTTCTTTACCACGGCTCCAGATGCCGCTGCAGTGCTGCTCTGAGTGAAGTGCAGCGTGTTGTCATCTTGGGTAAACTCCTTCTTTGTATACCCACTGGCTGCCAGTTCGTAGTCGCTGATCTCACCGTCGCGTTCGAACTTCTTGTCCATCTTGAGTTGCTCTCCAGAACTGGTACCGAACCCATCCTCGAAGTCCGGGGGCGGCACTGCATCGTAGTCGAGAAAATGCGGCTTGCGCTCTGGCACAGAGTCCACGTCGACATCCTCAACACTCAGACCGGCGATGCCCTCCTCCAGTTCGGGCGTCAGAGTTGGCTCCAACATAGCTCCGGGATTTTCAGAACCGCACAAGTCAATGCTCCATGGCCTGCAAAAAGAGGAGGGGCGACAATGAGAGGCGACATCTAGAAATGGCTGCAAATTCAGTGGACCAGGCGAGTGGACCTAGGAGTGGGCTAATTATAGACTGTCTGCCTGCAATAATCCAGTGGGTAAAACTGAAATAGAGACTGGTACCTTAACTGCCAGCCTATCTGGTGTGGGCAGAGCTGAAACCAAAACCGGAAAAGATGAGGCAAGTACATATATGGCCACAGGAAACAAAAGCGAGAAGATGTGCCACACCTAGAGCCAAAGCTCAAGTcaaatatttcttaacaatctttaataaatgaaCAAGTTTTTGAAACCAAAAGAAATATGTTCTAATGCCTCTTTTTAACGGCCTACGATGACAGTTGCTGGTTTAATTATGTTGGTACGAGACTTAACTCTTCATTACCATGTGACCCTCTTATGATCGATGGCAGTGGTGTCAGCTTCAGATACCTTTTTCGATAAGGTATCTCTGATAGAATCATGGGAGTTGTGAAAAATATAACTTAAATAGaacaaaaaagagaatataTGGATGTTCAAACAAGTTTTTCTCTTtagtttttacatttttcagtCGTTTCGTCAGATTAGGCCAATAAAATCTTCTAATTTGATAACAAATTCCAACTTTCTACGCCGATGCTCCCAAGAATTCGTTTATTGCGGCAGGTTCTCTCCCGATTGCCGCTCTATCGCCCAACAACTTAATCATCAAGCCAACTTTCAGCCATCCCATTCCAATCCATCCCATCCATATACACCAGAAACAATGGCAAACGAGCTTAATCATTATCATGATTAGCTGGAGCTGCATCTTTTAGAAAGTTAGCGGCACACGGCGTCGTCTTTACGGAATTTCCAGTGCATGAAAAAGATACAGATGCGTTTTCAGCTGATTGTTGATATTGTGTGTATAGTTTGAAgtattgttgctgctgctgctgctgctgctgctgcacatATCTCCCATTCGGGCTACCGTTAAATTATGTGCAAATGCAATTTGGCGCTGCACTTATTTTCAGTTGAGACTGAGATTGGGGTAGTGGGGAGAAGTTGGACTGACCCGGGTGGGTCGTGTACCAGTTCTCGGTGCGCACAAGTCAACTTGTTCAAGCTCCAATTggcaaattaatcaaattttaattGCAAACAACATAAAAAGAAATACACAGCGAGCGAAAGATTGGTAACCGCAATTTGAGCGGCTGCAAATGCAAATCGCTTGTGTAACAACGGAAAtgcatccatccatccatccactCGAATGGAATGTTGGACTGGGCCAACAGTGGCCAATCATTCATCTTCCCCGGTTGATTATTTTCCGAGGTCTTGCCACGGTACACCGGCTGTTTGCCCCTGCTATCTGTGCCTTGATAAGCCAGCCGCTGATTATCATTTAGTGGGAACTGGGTATTTGTCTCACAGCCGAAGGAATTCAGAAGACAGCAGTACAATGAATCAACGAGCTAAGGGTTAGACGAATCAGCATGAATATAGTGGCTATATGTGCGGACATGTGTTGGCAACTGCCCCCCGGGAATGCGAAAATATGCGTCACTTGTCTAGCCGAGAGCTTCAAAGCCCCCCCCCAGAGGCGTCGCCGCGAGTCATTAACCGGCCACCGCCAAAAGCCATCCAACAGGGGAAGCGTACCGCACAATGGaaacaattgaaattaaatagttgaattaaattgaagCATTCGAGGTCTAGAGTGTGGGAGAACCATGCCTGTGATAGTTTCTCTTTGGTTCGAGAGAGTTTTAAGATAAATTCTAAGGTTTAACTTTAAGctttttcattgattttgtTCCCGAATGGGGTCCAAAGACCCCACAGTACCAGATTTGGCTTGGCACACATTTTGCATACCGAATATCCGAGCGGTAGAACTATCAAAGAAGAATTGGAGGGAGGAGGGAGGATGACTCTGGCTATGGAACCGAAAGCCATTAAACAGGCACACAGGGAAATGTgcgaaaaattataaataataaaagtagATACAGAGACCAACTAATAAATCTATGTGTACACAGTGGGCATGGTTCGGACGGTTCGGGTAGTTTAATGAGCACTTGGCTTGGCGGTGCTGTTGGTCGGTTGCTGGTCGTTGTTTATGTCTTTGCCGCTTTGCCGCTTTGCCGAGATGATGATTATGTAAATTGTAGAAAAGTAAAAGGGAAACTAAATACGAGCGCATATGCATTGTTTTGTTGTTCGAGTTGTAAGACAATCGAGCGTGCCCGGTGCCCGGTGCCCGGATTTTCAGCAGACTATGGCTGTTagtatttcatttttaatgacCAAACTGACCATGCAACCGCGATACGCTGCCGACAAGTGATTAATTATGCTCActcgaaatggaaatggaattggAAATAGAAATGTAAGTGGCCAAAATAGTTATCAATTAGGCGTGCCACAATCACTTgctgcaacaaaaacaacaacaacgcactGCTGATAAAGGAGCACaatcacatacacacacacattgtgTATGTACACAtaggacacacacacacaaacaggCACTTCACCACCCACCCGCAGTGTATTCTAGGGGGacatttattgatttttcctGTAAAAGGAATCGCCAGCAAACAGGAATTGCTCAGCCACTCAACGAACACAAAAATTATCAATTATAGACGAATTTCCGCTGTATAAGGCGTGGGGAGCAAAAAAGTAAACATTCAGTTTTATTGCCAACCAAAACGAGAAGATTCCAATTGGACGAGGGAGACAGACTCCCACACAGGCAGATTCTCCAGCGGCATACCTTGACTAAAAAcgtttttcagcagcctctcCGGACGGCAAATGACACATTTCACGCTTTATCACTGCTGTTTACACagaatttttcatttatttttattatattgtatTGTTTTTCGTGATTAACCAAGTGGAGAAGAAGCGCCCTCGACTTAGGTGCTCCAAGCAGCACCAACTGCGACCGATTTTGGTTCGACTGCAACAACAGGCTTTCACcgaattaattaaacaaaatattatcaGATAGCGTATATTTTGTTAATTATACCCGCGGAGCTGTTAAAGTTTTGAGCATTAGAGGTGAACAGTCGTCGATAGGTTGTTTTTCGATAATTCTTCAAATTGATGGCTTATCATTTGTGACTCCGATAGCCAGCTGATAGTCGTGTCTTCCAACTCGTATTTATATCGCGGCCAGGTCCGGTTCGATTTAAATTTCACAGGGCATTTAAAAAGTTACCAAAAAATGCTTAAAATCGCTAAATTcataatttgtatttatattttaattaaaatatcttTGTTAGAACTAAAAACCCCGCTTGAATTGAATATATACACATAGTTGGTTTCAGAGTTTTCTGTACACCCAACTTGTCCTTTAAATGAAACCCTCAGCTAGTAACAGGAAAAGTAACTGAAAAGGGTAAaaatttttagtaaaataaaGGTTTCTATGTCTTTCTTATGGGCACCacttttcttatttaaattttggcgCCTTCGATACATTTGGCCAAATTTTGAGAAGCTCAGTATCGGGATTTCATACGATAGTCCATCTCGATATCAagtatttacattttttcaatattaggGGCAGCTGAAAAAGTGGATAAAATTGTTGCACAGCAGGAAAAAGCAAATGGAAACATCACAGGAGGACAGCCTGTGCACCGAGATGTTGCTCGTCACGGCGAACGTGGGAAGTCTTTTCGAGGATGTAAGTTCTTCAAAGGACCAGCTTCACTTTAAATGTATTAACATACATGTTTACGTATGGGCCAAGCAGCACATATATGTATTCGTACGTTGGGGCGGTCCTAATTCGTGCGGAAAAAAGAGTTCTTATCAGAAATAAATTAGTTAAAGTTTGGTAAAGTAGTTCCCTGGTAATAATACGTGGTTTTGCCTTCACTTAAAAATACAAAGATAAAATTGTGCGGCTTTCAAAATAAAGATATAAAACCACAAACAAAGGGACCACCCTAATCTTCACTCGATGCGTACAAATACGCATATTTATGTGGGGCCCGCTAACATAGATAAATATGTATCTATGGGCTCCGAAACAAGAGAAATGATatgttaattgaatttttctcATATTTTAGCCAGAGAGGCTGCTCCAGCTATGGCTCCACGAGTTTCTCGACAAAGTTTCGCACGTTCAGGCAAAGTTCCTGGCACTTCACCTACAGGAGGTGGGCGGCAAGACGTACGAGAAGTCTATGGAATATGTGCAGGAGTTCATCAAAGCCCTCTGCGATGCACCCGTCATGTCTGACTACACTTGCGTGCAGATATTCATGGATGAGGACTTCAAGTCGGCCGAGCATTTCACGGTGAGCCAAAATTGTGTTTCTAGGTCAACCGGAACTTCAGATACTCATGTGCATACAAATCGACTTGTTATTGATTGCTATACAATCAAAATTGATCATGTATATCCCAAAATTGtttcaataaataatacaaatggTCTGTccatccttataaaattttcaaacttTAATGATTAGGCTCTTGGAAACCTTTACTTTGTCCACCAAGACGTTGCGTCATTGAAACTGTGGAACTTCCTCACTCACAGTTGGGAGGAGGACCTTCAAGTGATCAAAGGTAAACATATCTACTCTGGAAACATTGAAACTATTGCCACCAAGGAAAAATCGAAATTTCCGCAACATTTTTTCCCCGAGGTGTGTATgagataaaatatttgtccAATTGGAGTGTTACTTTTGTTTTCTACCTATAGTGCAAGTGGTCGCGAAAAGGCTTCATGCGAACACGATGGGAAATAAATGGAACTGTTTTCGATCTAGTCAATATTCACTTATTCCACGATGCATCCAATCTGGCTGCATGCGAAAACTTCCCCTCGGTCTACTGCAAAACCCGAAGAAGAGCTTTAGTTCATACCATTGAAAGGTAAGACCCCAATCCAAGAATCTATAATGTACTAATATCCTAATTTTAACACGTTTTAGATTCCATTTGGACAAACAGAATGGCACTGTTCCCTTTTTCTTGTTTGGcgattttaattttagatgCGACACCGAGGGCGTTGTAAAAgtaagtttaaaatttaatttattacagTCAGATCGTAATTTTTATCTCTTTAAAGGAACTCACTCAAAACTTGAGCGCCCATCGGGTGCAGAATATTAAGAATGAGAACGATAAAATAAACTATCGGAACTCAACAGGAGATAACGTACTTACTGTgggaaaaaaagaatttaGTCATGCCGATCATCAACTCAAGTTTAAGGAAGACTGGGTAAGAGCTTCCTAGACTCGAATAATACATAAAGTTAACTTTAAAATGTTGTTTAGCTTAAAAAATTTGATAGAGAACTGGAACCACTCAAGGACGTGTTAGTCGAATACCCCATTCAGTTCGTGCCATCATATCCTTTTGAAGAAGATCCCGAAATGCCTACGGATTATATGTCTACTCGTTGCCCGGCGTGGTGTGATCGGATTTTAATGAGTCCCCTAGTGCAGGAGATCGTCAGCAATGATGAATCGACGTACGGCATGATTGGGGAAGCGGTATGCATGGGCGACCACAAGGTACGATATCTGATTTAAAACGTTAAAAATCTTGAACCGATGTTCCATAACCCAAGGCTCAATCGAAAACTACTTACAAATCTTGATTGCCTTGCAGAAAAATGTGCactactttaaaaaatattcttgctCTTTGCTATTAGAAGCTTTATCTTGTTTCCGAATGTGTTGACTTAAATAGGCTGTTTCTAATTCTGCTTCACTTCCTAACAACCTGTGTTTTATTTCGGCTACTAGTAGTATGCTTATCCTCCCAAACAATTTCCAGCTAAAAAGGACATTCTTGAATACTATTTTGTTGCACTTTTGttctaaaaagaaaatatacagCACTGTCTAAACTTAAGATTAGCATGTTGTacatatctttgaaatactTTTTGTATATAGGGGAAACAGCAAGGATATTTAAAGGCTTCGGTACTTCGAAGTTAGTTAGATAATCATTTCAATTGAATTTCGAAAAAAGGTAATAGTGCACCCTATTTTTACTGCAATTGGATTTCCTACAAATTTTTCCCATCAGTCTAATGAATATTATCTCTTCTTTTTTGTCATGTAGCCTGTTTACTTAACTGTCCGTCTTAAACCAAACAAAGGTACTTATAGATCTTGTGATTGCAACAACACGCAAACTTACGCAAACTCCAACGATATCTCAACATCACCTCTGCCCGCCGCAGTCAAGCTGAAATTCTGTCCGTACTCGAATAAGCTCTTTAAAGAAATAGCCACCAGTTCAAAAGTTAATAGTACGACGGAAGCTCGAAACATGTACAATTCCCTCAAAATTAGTCAAAATGAGGAGCCGGACAAGACGACTTCCCCGAACTTTCCGAACATTAGTATTAATATTATTGACTCAGATAATATCTGTATGTGCTTGTGCGCCCATCTATCCACCAATAACCTTCAATTCGATGATAGTAGCCGAGCTGACGAAACCATTTGCCCCATGTGTCGGAACATAATCAAGAAACAGCCAGTCGCCCACCGATACAAACTGGTGTCGAAGCGTCTGATGTTGACCCAAGAGATTATAATCAACCGAATCGACACACAGCACCTAAGTACTGACTCTGAGCGACTGTTCGAGGACCCGTACACTCCTGAGAGCACCGAGTCTCACTCCCCCTATCCGGAAGTTACTAGCTCGTCCTCGAGCAGTTCTCGCAGTCCCCTTGACCGTAGATTTTTGCCGGACAAAGTTCTAGAGAGTAATGCGGGCGGAACAGACGTGTCGCCTCTTCCAGAGCCAAGCAATCATACCCCGGAGAAGCCATCACGCGGCACAGTAACCCCTGGCCAACTCAAGTCCAGGCTAGAGAACCTTAAGCGCTTGTCCATTAAAGGCGAAGGCGATATGGAAACGAGTGCGGATGCGGGAACGGGTGATGTTGACAAAGTTGATGCTGCACCACCGCGCCAAAGACGCAGCTCTAGTGTTATTCCTATGTGTTGTACTATCCACTAATTCCAGTTGTTGCTTGTTATTttgatttgtattttgttcttaaggaaaatattttaaaatcggCGAATAGAATACTGCTTTTTAAAGCGCCATACATCTTATACCTTCGCATAAACGGaagaattaaaatatttctttcgATCTGCATGCACATAATACCAAAAAACTTTCTGAAAGGCATTTTCTGAATCATTTCAATTTAGCACACATTCACATTGCTATTTATACAATTACTTTAAGCCAATTGATTTTTTATCTCTATATAAATCTCATCAACATGTCTAGTTTTTAAAAtgcttttattttagaaaGCAAAACCATATTTTTAAGTTCCAGAGCTGTGTCAAAAGTTCTAAGCGCCAGAGTTTAAAAAACTATTTGGTTTCCTTTCCCTCTgtgtaaatatatttattttaatctaCCGGAATCAAATGTAAATATGTCGGGCAATCGTGCAATTTTATGAATGTCGAAATTAATATCGATTTTCCACTTTCCATCCTAAATATTTGGTTCCTTCTCGCAATATCAGCCATTCATTTTAAGCctgtattaaaatatttctttgaaTCTGTGTTTTAATTATGTATTTATATTGTTTATTATGTGTTCCGTCTATCTTAAGAAAATAAACTACTTTTTTTTACCTCACACatcttttcttttcatttgtatcttatctttttttattattttcagtttcgattttcaaataatttacAAGCTGTTAACTGATCAAAAGAAATCTTTGTAAACGGCCTGCCTTTTGAACTGGTTTGCAGGACTGTGACTGCCTCAAATATTGTAATTTcatgttttttgtgtttgtagGCCCAGCGGATCCCAAATCTTTCTCAGAAATACCGGAGGGCTTGGCGCAGCTGGTGAGTCAGGCACTGAACGACGACAGTCTTTGGATGGAGCAGTCTGTCGTGGACGATTCGAGCGGTTCGAACTGCACTACTCTGGCCAAGTCGCGCTACATCGTGATGAAGCCAGCCTCCACAAGTCCGATAAAGCAGGACCTGGATGAAGAAGGAGCTTCGGCCCTTAAGGACGAAGACTGCAAGGACGATAGCGCCATGCTTCTGAAGGAAACAACCGTCTAGACTCTAGAGCTTCGGATTTATCAATTATATGCAATGCATGCTGCTGAGCCAATAACTTGTACCGCGCGGTTTTGTGTTATGTACCTGTTATGTTAAACGCGTCCAATACCAACTATTTATTTGTCACACCGCTAAGATATGTGGATTGCagtaataaaatatacatacgTGGTAGTTGCATTTATTTCGGAAAAATATACTAAGAGATGAAATTTTAAACCCAGTCATTCAAATACAGTTCCACACACAAAACCTCTATAAATCTAAGTGAAACTATTCAATGAGTTTTTTAGCCTTGAAGTAGCG
This window contains:
- the LOC26515147 gene encoding inositol polyphosphate-5-phosphatase A isoform X1; the encoded protein is METSQEDSLCTEMLLVTANVGSLFEDPERLLQLWLHEFLDKVSHVQAKFLALHLQEVGGKTYEKSMEYVQEFIKALCDAPVMSDYTCVQIFMDEDFKSAEHFTALGNLYFVHQDVASLKLWNFLTHSWEEDLQVIKGKHIYSGNIETIATKEKSKFPQHFFPECKWSRKGFMRTRWEINGTVFDLVNIHLFHDASNLAACENFPSVYCKTRRRALVHTIERFHLDKQNGTVPFFLFGDFNFRCDTEGVVKELTQNLSAHRVQNIKNENDKINYRNSTGDNVLTVGKKEFSHADHQLKFKEDWLKKFDRELEPLKDVLVEYPIQFVPSYPFEEDPEMPTDYMSTRCPAWCDRILMSPLVQEIVSNDESTYGMIGEAVCMGDHKPVYLTVRLKPNKGTYRSCDCNNTQTYANSNDISTSPLPAAVKLKFCPYSNKLFKEIATSSKVNSTTEARNMYNSLKISQNEEPDKTTSPNFPNISINIIDSDNICMCLCAHLSTNNLQFDDSSRADETICPMCRNIIKKQPVAHRYKLVSKRLMLTQEIIINRIDTQHLSTDSERLFEDPYTPESTESHSPYPEVTSSSSSSSRSPLDRRFLPDKVLESNAGGTDVSPLPEPSNHTPEKPSRGTVTPGQLKSRLENLKRLSIKGEGDMETSADAGTGDVDKVDAAPPRQRRSSSVIPMCCTIH
- the LOC26515147 gene encoding inositol polyphosphate-5-phosphatase A isoform X4 yields the protein METSQEDSLCTEMLLVTANVGSLFEDPERLLQLWLHEFLDKVSHVQAKFLALHLQEVGGKTYEKSMEYVQEFIKALCDAPVMSDYTCVQIFMDEDFKSAEHFTALGNLYFVHQDVASLKLWNFLTHSWEEDLQVIKGKHIYSGNIETIATKEKSKFPQHFFPECKWSRKGFMRTRWEINGTVFDLVNIHLFHDASNLAACENFPSVYCKTRRRALVHTIERFHLDKQNGTVPFFLFGDFNFRCDTEGVVKELTQNLSAHRVQNIKNENDKINYRNSTGDNVLTVGKKEFSHADHQLKFKEDWLKKFDRELEPLKDVLVEYPIQFVPSYPFEEDPEMPTDYMSTRCPAWCDRILMSPLVQEIVSNDESTYGMIGEAVCMGDHKPVYLTVRLKPNKVSIFK
- the LOC26515147 gene encoding inositol polyphosphate-5-phosphatase A isoform X5; its protein translation is METSQEDSLCTEMLLVTANVGSLFEDPERLLQLWLHEFLDKVSHVQAKFLALHLQEVGGKTYEKSMEYVQEFIKALCDAPVMSDYTCVQIFMDEDFKSAEHFTALGNLYFVHQDVASLKLWNFLTHSWEEDLQVIKGKHIYSGNIETIATKEKSKFPQHFFPECKWSRKGFMRTRWEINGTVFDLVNIHLFHDASNLAACENFPSVYCKTRRRALVHTIERFHLDKQNGTVPFFLFGDFNFRCDTEGVVKELTQNLSAHRVQNIKNENDKINYRNSTGDNVLTVGKKEFSHADHQLKFKEDWLKKFDRELEPLKDVLVEYPIQFVPSYPFEEDPEMPTDYMSTRCPAWCDRILMSPLVQEIVSNDESTYGMIGEAVCMGDHKFRFSNNLQAVN
- the LOC26515147 gene encoding inositol polyphosphate-5-phosphatase A isoform X2, which produces METSQEDSLCTEMLLVTANVGSLFEDPERLLQLWLHEFLDKVSHVQAKFLALHLQEVGGKTYEKSMEYVQEFIKALCDAPVMSDYTCVQIFMDEDFKSAEHFTALGNLYFVHQDVASLKLWNFLTHSWEEDLQVIKGKHIYSGNIETIATKEKSKFPQHFFPECKWSRKGFMRTRWEINGTVFDLVNIHLFHDASNLAACENFPSVYCKTRRRALVHTIERFHLDKQNGTVPFFLFGDFNFRCDTEGVVKELTQNLSAHRVQNIKNENDKINYRNSTGDNVLTVGKKEFSHADHQLKFKEDWLKKFDRELEPLKDVLVEYPIQFVPSYPFEEDPEMPTDYMSTRCPAWCDRILMSPLVQEIVSNDESTYGMIGEAVCMGDHKPVYLTVRLKPNKGPADPKSFSEIPEGLAQLVSQALNDDSLWMEQSVVDDSSGSNCTTLAKSRYIVMKPASTSPIKQDLDEEGASALKDEDCKDDSAMLLKETTV
- the LOC26515147 gene encoding inositol polyphosphate-5-phosphatase A isoform X3, with translation METSQEDSLCTEMLLVTANVGSLFEDPERLLQLWLHEFLDKVSHVQAKFLALHLQEVGGKTYEKSMEYVQEFIKALCDAPVMSDYTCVQIFMDEDFKSAEHFTALGNLYFVHQDVASLKLWNFLTHSWEEDLQVIKGKHIYSGNIETIATKEKSKFPQHFFPECKWSRKGFMRTRWEINGTVFDLVNIHLFHDASNLAACENFPSVYCKTRRRALVHTIERFHLDKQNGTVPFFLFGDFNFRCDTEGVVKELTQNLSAHRVQNIKNENDKINYRNSTGDNVLTVGKKEFSHADHQLKFKEDWLKKFDRELEPLKDVLVEYPIQFVPSYPFEEDPEMPTDYMSTRCPAWCDRILMSPLVQEIVSNDESTYGMIGEAVCMGDHKAQRIPNLSQKYRRAWRSW